From a region of the Leptospira montravelensis genome:
- the polA gene encoding DNA polymerase I — MSGRLLIIDGHALAFRAYFAFAASNLTNSKTGLPSGAVFGFWRMLFKLLQDEKVTHIAFTFDPGTRLERNDLYEDYKAHRKPMPEDLKPQLHTIYEMLKALEFPMYKMDGIEADDIIGSLCKKFAKDFEEIVILSSDKDLYQVLDKNIHMLRGKRGVSEFEKIDPKWVETNIGITKEQVPDYMGLLGDASDNIPGVKGVGEKGAAKLIQEFGNLETIYKKLDQVKNKSLIDKLAADKENAFLSRKLATIVTNLKLDIKKNDLKIPNYHEPAKVQYFKDEGYNVLHRDLAKQAGIPIASDGDTKEKVSESEPNKKNKKSSKETSGSDSDQKLNKSSADNKKNYKRIQTLEELKKIVTKLDPKKPISVDTETTSQDPMLAELLGVSFSQEPGCAYYIAFSHPESIYSHLLPSPEEGLAVLKPMLTDPKWKKIGQNIKYDLLVFRNYGVELSGIHFDTMLASYLLNPGERRHNMDDMAVNYLNYKTITYEELVGTGKKKQNLYDIDPERVSEYACEDADITLQLFNVLSPKMEEGIHKKLFFDIEMPVLQALADMEFEGIAVEPGYFESLSKIFETKIKEHEKNIHFFAGRPFNINSTKELQTVLFEDLRLPAEKKTQTGYSTDHSVLESLQGTHPIIDHLLEIRKFSKLKSTYTDTLPTLINPKTGRIHTSYNQTIAATGRLSSTNPNLQNIPIKDEEGRLLRKGFVAKKGFEILSLDYSQIELRIMAHFSNDPQMINAYKSGADIHKRTAAGIFGVPEDQVTSDMRNKAKVVNFSVIYGVTSFGLSNNLRISRKEAKEFIEKYFATYTGVGTYMEEIVEFCKEHGYVETLLGRRRYLPDIHSKHKMASEAAKRVAINSPIQGTSADMIKLAMIQIDKKIKKESFRSKLLLQVHDELVFEVDPKEKKEFYQMAKEEMESAMKLKVPIVAQGKFGGNWDEAH, encoded by the coding sequence ATGAGTGGAAGACTTTTAATCATTGATGGCCATGCTTTGGCTTTCCGAGCCTATTTTGCTTTTGCAGCTTCCAACCTAACCAATTCTAAAACAGGTCTCCCTAGTGGTGCCGTATTTGGATTTTGGAGGATGTTATTCAAACTCCTTCAAGATGAAAAAGTCACACATATTGCTTTTACTTTTGATCCAGGCACAAGACTCGAAAGAAACGATTTGTATGAGGACTACAAAGCACATAGAAAACCAATGCCAGAGGATTTAAAACCTCAACTTCATACAATATACGAAATGTTAAAGGCTTTGGAATTCCCAATGTATAAAATGGATGGGATCGAAGCTGACGATATCATAGGTTCACTTTGCAAAAAATTTGCAAAAGATTTTGAAGAAATAGTCATTTTATCAAGTGATAAAGATTTATACCAAGTCCTCGACAAAAACATACACATGTTACGTGGGAAACGTGGAGTTTCCGAATTCGAAAAGATCGATCCTAAATGGGTAGAAACCAATATTGGAATTACCAAAGAACAAGTTCCTGATTATATGGGACTACTCGGTGATGCTTCCGATAACATTCCTGGAGTAAAAGGTGTAGGAGAAAAAGGGGCCGCCAAACTCATCCAAGAATTTGGAAACTTAGAAACCATATACAAAAAACTGGACCAGGTAAAAAACAAATCACTGATTGATAAGTTAGCGGCAGACAAAGAAAATGCATTTTTATCTAGAAAATTGGCAACCATTGTCACCAACCTCAAACTCGATATTAAAAAAAATGATCTAAAAATACCGAACTATCATGAACCTGCCAAAGTTCAGTACTTCAAAGACGAAGGATACAATGTTCTCCACCGTGATCTTGCCAAACAAGCAGGAATTCCCATTGCCAGCGACGGAGATACAAAAGAAAAAGTTTCAGAATCAGAACCAAACAAAAAAAACAAAAAATCATCAAAAGAAACTTCAGGTTCGGATTCTGATCAAAAACTTAACAAGAGTTCTGCGGACAATAAAAAGAATTACAAACGAATCCAAACCTTAGAGGAATTGAAAAAAATTGTAACAAAACTTGATCCTAAAAAACCTATTTCCGTAGATACAGAAACTACTTCCCAAGACCCTATGCTTGCAGAGTTACTTGGAGTTTCTTTTTCCCAGGAACCAGGATGCGCCTATTATATTGCCTTCTCTCATCCGGAGTCCATCTATAGCCACCTTCTCCCATCTCCCGAAGAAGGACTCGCCGTCTTAAAACCAATGTTAACCGACCCAAAGTGGAAAAAAATTGGGCAAAACATTAAATATGATCTATTAGTGTTTCGAAATTATGGAGTGGAGCTTTCAGGAATTCATTTTGATACCATGCTTGCTTCTTATCTCTTAAACCCTGGAGAACGCCGCCATAATATGGATGATATGGCCGTTAACTATTTGAATTATAAAACCATCACTTACGAAGAGTTAGTTGGAACAGGAAAGAAAAAACAAAACCTATACGATATTGATCCGGAACGTGTTTCCGAATATGCCTGTGAAGATGCAGACATTACGTTACAACTTTTTAATGTTCTTTCACCCAAAATGGAAGAAGGAATTCACAAAAAACTTTTTTTCGATATTGAAATGCCCGTATTACAAGCGCTTGCTGATATGGAATTTGAAGGGATCGCTGTAGAACCTGGATACTTTGAATCACTTTCTAAAATTTTCGAAACAAAAATCAAAGAACACGAAAAAAATATCCATTTTTTTGCGGGAAGGCCATTCAACATCAATTCAACCAAAGAATTGCAAACCGTTTTATTCGAAGATTTAAGACTTCCTGCAGAGAAAAAAACACAAACTGGTTATTCTACAGATCATTCAGTTTTGGAATCTTTACAAGGCACTCATCCTATCATTGATCATCTGTTAGAAATTCGAAAATTTTCAAAACTCAAATCCACTTATACAGATACATTACCTACACTCATCAATCCCAAAACGGGACGAATACACACAAGTTATAATCAAACCATTGCGGCCACAGGTAGGTTATCTTCAACGAATCCAAACTTACAAAACATCCCCATTAAAGATGAAGAAGGTAGATTATTACGTAAGGGTTTTGTTGCCAAAAAAGGATTCGAAATTCTTTCCCTTGACTATAGCCAAATCGAACTTCGCATTATGGCCCATTTTTCCAATGATCCGCAAATGATAAACGCTTACAAATCAGGAGCGGATATCCACAAACGTACGGCCGCCGGAATTTTTGGAGTTCCCGAAGACCAAGTAACTTCAGATATGCGGAACAAAGCGAAAGTGGTCAACTTTTCTGTAATTTACGGAGTCACATCTTTCGGCCTTTCCAATAACTTACGAATCAGCCGAAAAGAAGCAAAAGAATTTATAGAAAAATATTTTGCCACATATACTGGTGTGGGCACTTATATGGAAGAAATCGTAGAGTTCTGTAAAGAACACGGGTATGTGGAAACATTACTAGGACGCAGACGTTACCTGCCCGACATACATTCCAAACACAAAATGGCAAGCGAAGCTGCAAAACGAGTCGCCATCAATTCTCCTATCCAAGGAACTTCTGCGGACATGATCAAACTTGCAATGATTCAAATTGATAAAAAAATCAAAAAAGAATCTTTTCGTTCCAAACTACTTTTACAAGTACATGACGAACTAGTGTTTGAAGTGGATCCAAAGGAAAAAAAAGAATTTTACCAAATGGCAAAAGAAGAAATGGAATCTGCAATGAAACTCAAAGTCCCCATTGTTGCCCAAGGAAAGTTTGGTGGGAATTGGGATGAAGCTCATTAG
- a CDS encoding SOS response-associated peptidase family protein, whose protein sequence is MILEEEKKADWFHRLPKETINQFLKFNSPLFEIKHPKSLVQSFQLDGESVVSETNAWGTKPSWCPDFLTNTKSEKLISSPYWSQYLQNRILVPIHSFFEWQIQRTGKKHKYEITFKNPNSFFAGLWGEENGTKWITILTGEANEKMKTIHNCGENKHRQPIVMPLQNQNHWLNPTVKNPKDITDLLYQFTPDETIEEDLNKEPTLFDES, encoded by the coding sequence TTGATCTTAGAAGAAGAAAAAAAAGCCGATTGGTTTCACAGGTTACCAAAAGAAACAATCAACCAATTTCTAAAATTCAATTCACCGCTATTTGAAATCAAACATCCCAAAAGTTTGGTGCAATCCTTTCAACTAGATGGTGAATCGGTTGTATCCGAAACGAATGCCTGGGGTACAAAACCTTCCTGGTGTCCCGACTTTTTAACCAATACAAAATCAGAAAAATTAATTTCTTCTCCGTATTGGAGTCAGTATCTACAGAATCGGATTCTTGTTCCTATACATTCTTTTTTTGAATGGCAAATACAAAGGACAGGCAAAAAACATAAATACGAAATCACATTCAAAAATCCTAATTCTTTTTTTGCAGGTTTATGGGGAGAAGAAAATGGAACCAAGTGGATTACGATTCTCACTGGTGAAGCAAATGAAAAAATGAAAACCATCCATAACTGCGGGGAAAATAAACATCGTCAACCAATCGTAATGCCATTACAAAATCAAAATCATTGGCTTAACCCTACTGTCAAAAATCCAAAAGACATTACAGATCTATTGTATCAATTTACTCCGGACGAAACAATAGAAGAAGATTTGAACAAAGAACCAACGCTATTCGACGAATCTTAA
- a CDS encoding GNAT family N-acetyltransferase codes for MKPNTINKTERILEVRLAENQLEIERALALRYEVFNLEMGEGLPQSSATRKDRDEYDLYCHHLIVIDKSTDDKKIVGTYRILTRQNAKNGIGFYSENEFDITSIYNLPDEIAEVGRSCVHPDYRDGSVISLLWQGLAEFMNKHNVRYLMGCGSIHSTDAGVASQSYGFLKAKDAIAPEEFRVYPNPDYVLPGFDANFHVEDPKLISKNIPPLLKGYLRVGAKICGIPALDSVFGTTDVFILFDRKEITERYAKHYMNA; via the coding sequence ATGAAACCAAATACTATTAATAAAACAGAACGAATTTTAGAGGTTCGTTTAGCGGAAAACCAACTAGAAATTGAAAGAGCACTCGCACTACGATATGAAGTGTTCAACTTAGAAATGGGAGAAGGTCTGCCACAATCTTCTGCTACAAGAAAAGACCGTGATGAATACGATTTGTACTGCCACCACCTAATCGTGATCGATAAATCTACTGATGACAAAAAAATTGTAGGAACCTACCGCATATTAACACGCCAAAATGCAAAAAACGGAATTGGTTTTTATAGCGAAAACGAATTTGATATTACATCTATTTACAACCTTCCTGATGAAATTGCAGAAGTAGGACGTTCTTGCGTTCACCCTGATTACCGTGATGGTTCGGTGATCTCTTTACTCTGGCAAGGACTTGCTGAGTTCATGAACAAACATAACGTTCGTTATTTGATGGGTTGCGGATCAATTCACTCTACCGATGCTGGAGTTGCTTCCCAATCTTATGGATTTTTGAAAGCGAAAGATGCGATTGCCCCAGAAGAATTTCGGGTATATCCAAACCCTGACTATGTCCTTCCTGGTTTTGATGCCAATTTTCATGTAGAAGATCCAAAATTAATTTCCAAAAATATCCCTCCACTTTTGAAAGGATACCTCCGAGTGGGTGCTAAAATCTGTGGAATTCCTGCACTGGATTCTGTTTTTGGTACTACAGATGTGTTTATTCTTTTCGACCGCAAGGAAATCACGGAGAGATATGCGAAACACTATATGAATGCATGA
- a CDS encoding heme oxygenase (biliverdin-producing): MSIAMMLREGTAEKHQETEKVPYLRAIFRGGLDAQTYTYQLESLLAVYTVMEELYRQNKDNPILAKLYFPTLFREKALKEDIASFQKKFGTKLRGSISKATQGYIDHIKNTAKTKPELLVAQAYVRYLGDLSGGQAIKKVVAKTFELEGNEGTAFYEFPEIEDLMAFKGIYRQNLDTLPLDESQKAELLEEAKVTFDLNKFLFIELDSDLKENIGMDRYQTLLPAG, encoded by the coding sequence ATGTCTATAGCAATGATGTTACGAGAAGGAACCGCAGAAAAACACCAGGAAACCGAAAAGGTCCCGTATCTCCGCGCCATTTTTCGCGGGGGTCTAGATGCCCAAACCTATACTTACCAATTAGAAAGTTTACTCGCAGTTTATACGGTAATGGAAGAACTCTACCGCCAAAACAAAGACAACCCCATTCTTGCCAAACTTTACTTTCCGACTCTCTTTCGCGAAAAAGCACTCAAAGAAGATATTGCCAGTTTCCAAAAGAAATTTGGAACCAAACTTCGTGGATCTATATCGAAAGCGACACAAGGTTACATCGATCATATCAAAAATACGGCAAAAACCAAACCAGAACTTCTAGTAGCACAGGCTTACGTACGTTACTTGGGAGATCTATCAGGGGGCCAAGCAATCAAAAAAGTAGTAGCTAAAACTTTTGAACTAGAAGGAAATGAAGGAACTGCTTTTTATGAATTCCCTGAAATCGAAGACCTTATGGCTTTCAAAGGAATTTATCGTCAAAATTTGGACACTCTCCCATTGGACGAATCACAAAAGGCAGAACTATTAGAAGAAGCGAAGGTTACGTTCGATTTAAACAAGTTTTTGTTTATTGAACTCGATTCCGATCTTAAAGAAAATATCGGAATGGACCGTTACCAAACTCTTTTACCAGCAGGTTAA
- a CDS encoding MFS transporter, protein MGFPYTLVTLVFLSMLPVTMIVPVVKDVVKDRLLGSNWEVAYFTSIPMLGSFLFAPVAGIISDRFKNRKYFISFFCFLDAGLFYLLTIVTDMGLFLFLRFLEGAAHIFIIGLLLSSAADRENDPENKRYYGKGILMGITGMFLSLGGAFGMPLGILGRQNPLLPFYVGSGILIFVGLMSLLMLKDKGIHKVKDFKLNDLKVAIFENPFLFVPFLFNFIDRFTVGFIISSFNIHLRETLAFHPGMLGVFLGLVLFPMSLLSYPSALLSRKTGVLPLVLVGSTIYGIFLGLSGTTNDYWYLFTFLLVCGVGAGVMFVPSMMLASKMSKPGLTATTMSAFTGVGSLGFMLGPVVSVQMQMVFESVLPPAYSFSALSFFFGFLEIGLVFLTIPFFKKILEKMGRIDAEREKITLANPDPIL, encoded by the coding sequence TTGGGATTCCCGTATACATTAGTCACTTTAGTTTTTTTATCTATGTTACCGGTTACGATGATTGTGCCGGTAGTCAAGGATGTAGTAAAAGATCGCTTACTCGGATCGAACTGGGAAGTTGCTTATTTCACAAGTATTCCCATGCTCGGTTCCTTTCTTTTTGCACCAGTTGCGGGAATCATCTCTGACCGTTTTAAAAACAGAAAATACTTCATTAGTTTTTTCTGTTTTTTAGATGCAGGGCTTTTTTATTTACTCACTATTGTCACCGACATGGGACTCTTTCTTTTTTTAAGATTCCTCGAAGGTGCCGCCCATATTTTTATCATCGGACTTTTACTTAGTTCGGCTGCCGATCGTGAAAACGATCCAGAGAACAAACGTTATTATGGCAAAGGCATTCTTATGGGCATCACGGGGATGTTTTTATCTCTTGGTGGTGCCTTTGGTATGCCGCTCGGTATCCTTGGAAGACAAAATCCCCTTTTGCCCTTTTATGTAGGTTCAGGAATTCTTATCTTTGTAGGATTAATGAGTTTACTGATGTTAAAGGACAAAGGGATTCATAAAGTAAAAGATTTTAAGTTAAACGACTTAAAAGTTGCCATTTTTGAAAATCCATTTTTGTTTGTTCCGTTTTTATTCAACTTCATCGACCGCTTTACTGTCGGTTTTATTATATCTTCTTTTAACATTCACTTACGTGAAACACTCGCCTTCCATCCCGGAATGCTCGGTGTGTTTTTAGGACTTGTTCTTTTTCCTATGAGTTTACTTTCCTACCCTTCGGCACTTCTCTCTCGCAAAACAGGCGTTTTGCCCCTAGTGCTTGTAGGTTCTACAATCTACGGAATTTTTCTTGGTCTCTCTGGGACAACTAACGATTATTGGTATCTTTTTACCTTTTTACTGGTCTGTGGTGTTGGAGCCGGAGTGATGTTTGTACCTTCCATGATGCTTGCCAGTAAAATGTCAAAACCTGGCCTGACTGCTACGACAATGTCTGCTTTTACCGGTGTGGGTTCGCTTGGCTTTATGTTAGGTCCGGTTGTTTCTGTACAAATGCAAATGGTTTTCGAATCAGTATTACCTCCTGCTTATAGTTTTTCTGCTCTCTCTTTCTTTTTTGGATTTTTGGAGATTGGACTTGTGTTTTTAACCATTCCCTTTTTCAAAAAGATTTTGGAAAAAATGGGTAGAATCGATGCAGAAAGAGAAAAGATAACACTTGCCAACCCCGATCCAATCCTGTAG
- a CDS encoding LIC13410 family lipoprotein: protein MFKKLLILSTFASVLFLVSCSSGNKVQAGSTKVYPHTALRKLEIDMIKVGDGLVKTEAVLGKSTEKSSDPSGTVMVWYFAEDRDVPEQYYTLKEKPDTIEKFLKLTFDAKNKITAKDFKL from the coding sequence ATGTTCAAAAAACTTTTGATACTCAGCACGTTTGCCTCCGTTCTTTTCCTTGTTTCTTGTTCCTCTGGAAACAAAGTACAAGCAGGAAGCACTAAAGTTTATCCGCACACGGCACTTCGCAAATTAGAAATCGATATGATCAAAGTGGGGGATGGTTTAGTAAAAACAGAAGCTGTTCTTGGCAAATCGACAGAAAAATCATCTGACCCAAGTGGAACAGTCATGGTATGGTATTTTGCTGAAGACCGCGATGTTCCAGAACAATACTACACTTTGAAAGAAAAACCTGATACAATTGAAAAGTTTTTAAAACTTACTTTTGACGCAAAAAATAAAATTACAGCAAAAGACTTCAAACTATAA
- a CDS encoding LIC13411 family adhesin yields MRIIGLILSLSFFLQCATYWKNRKNDFQDIVTVGAETPMYGAALKVGPLPIGVLFQGGESGLGKKDLGRGVGLRGGELGTYHSQQLVFGILGGESFHSGLPILDAKGNWLVDKKGIPLTKEERANVKSYKMRYYSYLYDPVKDRKRRKKEHFRRELTNDLVAATGQKEFLVYLPAEDLKPFGYPPGYSWNVEFVAGVYGGARLGFNVAEAFDFLLGFTTIDLLDDDLEGKVKPSFPGYPFPAPTDAELESTSEE; encoded by the coding sequence ATGCGAATCATTGGTCTTATTCTAAGCCTTTCCTTTTTTCTACAGTGTGCAACGTATTGGAAAAATCGTAAAAATGATTTCCAAGACATAGTAACCGTTGGTGCTGAAACACCAATGTACGGAGCTGCCCTGAAAGTAGGTCCACTTCCTATTGGTGTTCTTTTCCAAGGTGGTGAGTCCGGGTTAGGAAAAAAGGATTTGGGCCGAGGTGTGGGTCTTAGGGGTGGAGAATTAGGTACTTACCATTCCCAACAACTCGTCTTTGGTATATTAGGTGGTGAGAGTTTTCATTCAGGTCTTCCCATTTTGGATGCCAAAGGAAATTGGCTTGTCGATAAAAAAGGGATCCCTCTTACCAAAGAAGAAAGAGCCAATGTAAAAAGTTATAAGATGCGATATTATTCTTATCTTTATGATCCTGTAAAGGATCGAAAGAGGAGAAAAAAAGAGCACTTCCGTCGGGAACTTACAAACGACTTGGTGGCTGCCACTGGACAAAAAGAATTTTTGGTGTATCTTCCCGCAGAAGACTTAAAACCATTTGGTTATCCGCCAGGTTATTCTTGGAATGTAGAGTTTGTAGCAGGGGTTTATGGCGGGGCCAGACTTGGATTTAATGTTGCAGAAGCCTTTGATTTTTTACTTGGATTTACCACCATCGATTTGTTAGATGATGACTTAGAAGGAAAGGTAAAACCAAGTTTCCCCGGATATCCTTTCCCTGCACCCACCGATGCGGAATTGGAATCCACATCGGAAGAATGA
- a CDS encoding helix-turn-helix transcriptional regulator — MTSFEDFPMIEVKKMNETEVRLFALLFNLLREPKGISFQKFRNIMPRFYKNEDIESDRKKLYRDLNQLKSLGFNIKVAQFGYQSEDYFPYYLEKESINKSLQLNKEELEYLSQVLYSQEPSAEGFSLSQKLFSNHLDLLPKFAKQPKLDSKSEEEPDSSHTEKILQAIKDKRALTIQYGYESNERIIEPYRLVRKNTTDFYLLAYDRGKKSLRKFILPKISVKKESKEEFLSNLKITKEDLNFHPLLIAKHPEMEISFQINPDYEDRWRLFLEGANFEKTGSEYKVKTTNQNALFQFLILSPEALVSTSEVWKESFQTYTQYWENLYQLV, encoded by the coding sequence ATGACTTCTTTTGAAGACTTTCCGATGATTGAAGTGAAAAAAATGAATGAGACGGAAGTCCGCCTCTTTGCCTTACTTTTTAATCTGCTCCGCGAACCAAAAGGAATCAGTTTCCAAAAATTTCGTAATATCATGCCTCGGTTCTACAAAAATGAAGATATAGAATCCGATCGCAAAAAGCTCTACAGAGACTTAAACCAACTCAAAAGCCTTGGATTCAATATCAAAGTGGCTCAGTTTGGTTACCAATCAGAAGACTACTTCCCTTATTATTTAGAAAAAGAATCAATCAATAAGTCTCTCCAACTCAACAAAGAAGAGTTAGAATATCTCTCACAAGTATTATATAGCCAAGAACCTTCGGCCGAAGGTTTTAGTCTTTCACAGAAACTTTTTTCAAACCATCTTGATCTCCTTCCGAAATTTGCCAAACAACCAAAACTGGATTCCAAATCAGAAGAAGAACCGGACTCGTCTCATACAGAAAAAATCCTTCAAGCCATCAAAGACAAACGAGCACTCACCATCCAATATGGATATGAATCCAATGAAAGAATCATCGAACCCTATCGATTGGTTCGCAAAAACACCACTGACTTCTATTTGTTAGCTTATGATCGCGGAAAAAAATCCTTACGAAAATTCATTTTACCAAAAATCTCAGTTAAAAAAGAATCCAAAGAAGAATTTTTATCTAATTTAAAAATCACAAAAGAAGATTTGAACTTTCACCCTTTACTGATCGCCAAACACCCAGAGATGGAAATCTCTTTTCAAATAAATCCTGATTATGAAGATCGTTGGAGATTATTTTTAGAAGGTGCCAATTTCGAAAAAACAGGGTCCGAATACAAAGTCAAAACAACAAATCAAAATGCACTTTTTCAATTTTTGATTTTATCTCCAGAGGCTCTTGTTTCGACTTCAGAAGTTTGGAAAGAATCATTCCAAACCTATACACAATATTGGGAAAATTTGTATCAACTTGTTTGA
- a CDS encoding DUF2779 domain-containing protein, translating to MFDQKVNIITKSQYLQYLRCKNAFHLIREGVVQKPSTSSYGGYLEWGDFLQLCRNQFPDGTSLDKTLEKEESFKKTETLILEKKSIFHAHLRFNEFVSTVEYLEYDSEREGWILWDFRPIGSIKQDILRSFYFYKQVAEGMSLKILGYKLIRIQTKFVYPGGPINPEDYLLVEDITSRMESEMGTREEEWNSFQEELKSTIGQSVRYSFFEAKPSCRSLKTCLSPSHCAKGKETAKEIFDFRDSSELAKQWFASGYNSYESVPDSELSPIQKIQKEAHITGNIYFDRKPFETYLSNATKSVAFLDFESINPYIPLYPQTRPFQHIPYLYSLHIWDSEKNTLTHKTYLHEDIGSDPRIPVMSQLQKDLPPGITIFSFNDFFEKLIIQESAEAFPEFLEFWERVKSMFIDLALPFKKLWIYHPGQNGKASLKEILPCFSTESHGGLSIREGQDANYQYLRLIKKQVTAEEKKRVLEDLKAYCKLDSYGLFLIYRMLQERLSVI from the coding sequence TTGTTTGATCAAAAAGTTAATATAATCACCAAATCTCAGTATTTACAATACTTGAGGTGTAAGAATGCATTTCATTTAATCAGAGAGGGAGTAGTACAAAAGCCTTCCACATCGTCTTATGGTGGTTATCTGGAATGGGGAGATTTCCTCCAACTTTGTAGAAACCAGTTTCCTGATGGAACCTCATTAGACAAAACGCTAGAAAAAGAGGAAAGTTTCAAAAAAACAGAAACCTTAATCCTAGAAAAGAAATCTATCTTTCACGCCCATCTTCGTTTTAATGAATTTGTTTCCACAGTAGAATATTTAGAATACGATAGCGAACGGGAAGGTTGGATTCTCTGGGATTTTCGGCCAATTGGTTCGATCAAACAAGACATCCTGCGTTCATTTTATTTTTACAAACAAGTGGCAGAAGGTATGTCACTTAAAATTCTTGGATACAAACTCATTCGCATTCAAACAAAATTTGTTTATCCAGGTGGTCCCATCAATCCAGAAGATTACCTACTCGTGGAAGATATCACTTCACGAATGGAATCAGAGATGGGGACTAGAGAAGAAGAATGGAACTCATTCCAAGAAGAACTAAAAAGCACAATAGGACAATCTGTACGGTATTCTTTTTTTGAGGCCAAACCGAGTTGTCGTTCCCTAAAAACCTGTCTATCTCCAAGTCATTGTGCAAAAGGGAAAGAAACTGCCAAAGAGATCTTTGATTTTCGTGACAGTTCCGAATTAGCCAAACAATGGTTTGCCTCTGGGTACAATTCGTACGAATCTGTTCCCGATTCAGAGCTATCTCCCATCCAAAAAATTCAAAAAGAAGCTCATATCACAGGAAATATTTACTTTGATCGAAAACCATTCGAAACTTATTTATCTAATGCGACAAAATCCGTTGCTTTTTTAGATTTTGAATCCATCAACCCTTACATTCCTCTTTATCCACAAACAAGACCCTTCCAACACATTCCATATTTGTATTCCTTACATATTTGGGATTCTGAAAAGAATACTTTAACACATAAAACCTATTTACATGAAGATATAGGCTCTGACCCCCGTATTCCTGTTATGTCCCAATTACAAAAGGATTTACCACCAGGGATCACCATATTTTCGTTTAACGATTTCTTTGAAAAACTCATCATCCAGGAGTCAGCCGAAGCATTTCCAGAGTTTTTAGAGTTTTGGGAGAGAGTCAAATCGATGTTTATCGACTTGGCATTGCCATTTAAAAAACTTTGGATCTACCATCCCGGTCAAAATGGCAAAGCATCTTTAAAGGAAATCCTTCCCTGCTTTAGTACAGAAAGTCACGGAGGCCTCTCCATTCGTGAAGGACAAGATGCTAACTACCAATATTTAAGATTAATAAAAAAGCAGGTGACAGCCGAAGAAAAAAAACGTGTTCTGGAGGATTTGAAAGCTTACTGCAAATTAGACAGTTACGGTTTGTTTTTAATCTATAGAATGTTACAAGAAAGATTATCGGTTATTTAA
- a CDS encoding alpha/beta hydrolase: MLGIKKSVAQLVFSLPEHWISTLVRKSDQPETNELDPHCALACNIARFLPKMEQMSPEKARRHYRDQMRIFEEPEFPIAHIEDKLIPTPSASFIPIRVYNANPQKRNLPSVLFFHGGGLTIGNLETHDNFCRKMSHYTKSIVIAVDYRLAPEHPYPAAHDDVWLAYQYVRNTVYLFGGSPNAIAVCGDSAGALLATSLCLRAKKDKVPVPVYQALLYPMLDTSKESETYELFAERYVLTRSLMRWFIQNYLPNKKDRSLHYNSPVLADAKELKGLPPTYLGIAGYDPLREEGETYAKLLQTAGVKVEERLFSSLIHGYIQLTGLIPKAKEAEMDLFQSLNRFFSTRKI, from the coding sequence ATGTTAGGTATCAAAAAATCAGTCGCGCAACTAGTCTTTTCGTTACCAGAACATTGGATTTCTACCTTGGTTCGAAAGTCAGACCAACCGGAAACAAATGAATTGGATCCGCACTGTGCTTTAGCATGTAACATTGCAAGATTTCTGCCTAAAATGGAACAAATGAGTCCTGAAAAGGCACGCCGGCACTACCGCGATCAAATGCGGATCTTCGAGGAACCGGAATTTCCCATTGCTCATATCGAAGACAAACTGATTCCCACTCCTAGCGCCTCTTTCATTCCCATCCGAGTCTACAACGCCAACCCACAAAAAAGAAATCTTCCTTCTGTACTCTTCTTTCACGGCGGAGGTCTCACCATTGGTAATTTAGAGACACATGATAATTTTTGTCGTAAAATGTCTCATTATACAAAAAGCATAGTCATAGCTGTGGACTATCGTTTGGCACCCGAACATCCCTATCCTGCCGCTCACGATGATGTTTGGCTTGCTTACCAATATGTGCGAAACACAGTGTATCTCTTTGGCGGATCACCCAATGCCATAGCCGTTTGCGGTGACAGTGCGGGAGCGTTACTGGCAACCTCTCTTTGCCTTCGAGCCAAAAAAGACAAGGTTCCTGTTCCTGTTTACCAGGCATTACTATATCCGATGCTTGATACTTCCAAAGAATCAGAAACCTATGAGCTTTTTGCGGAACGTTATGTCCTCACACGTTCTCTGATGCGTTGGTTCATCCAAAACTACCTTCCTAACAAAAAAGATAGGTCACTTCATTATAATTCCCCGGTTTTAGCAGATGCCAAAGAATTGAAAGGGCTTCCTCCCACATATTTAGGAATCGCAGGATATGATCCGTTACGCGAAGAGGGAGAAACTTATGCCAAACTCCTGCAAACAGCTGGTGTCAAAGTCGAAGAAAGGTTATTTTCCTCTCTCATCCACGGTTACATCCAACTCACAGGACTCATTCCCAAGGCCAAAGAAGCGGAAATGGACCTTTTCCAATCCCTCAACCGTTTTTTTTCTACGAGAAAAATCTGA